A stretch of DNA from Equus caballus isolate H_3958 breed thoroughbred chromosome 13, TB-T2T, whole genome shotgun sequence:
atttcccaaacccccctggtacatagttgtatatcctagttgcaggtccctccagttgtgggatgtgggacgctgcctcaacatggcctgaggagcggtgccatgtccgcacccaggatccaaaccctgggccgctgcagcggagcacgcgaacccaaccactcggccatggagccggcctcttttttttttttttgaggaagatcagccgtaagctaacatctgctgccaatccttttttttttttttttcttgctgaggaagactggccctgagctaacatccatgcccatcttcctctaatggcttgccaagtggtgccatgtccacacctgggatccaaaccagtgaaccccaggccaccgaagcagaacgtgcacacttaaccgctgtgccaccgggccagcccctggatgatATTTCTGACAATGTTACCTTGTTATAACACAGGGGTTAAAAAGCACAGATTCTGGTGCTGGGCTACCTGGGTTCATTCTCAGCTCTACAAGCAGTGTAATCCTAAGTGACTTAGTTCTCTctgtacctcaatttcctcatctgaaaaatagggtTGATAATAGCATCTACCTGGCTTATAGGATTgttgtggaaattaaatgagataatatacatcAAGTGATAAGAATAGTGCaaggcacatagtaagcactaggTGTTCGCTGTTATTAATAGAATGGACACTAAAGTTCAAGGCCAGGGTTTGCACACTGGCACACCATAAACCCAAGTCAGCGTACAGACATGTTTTGCTTGGCTCATGCAGtgtgtttaaaaaagaattaagttgccaacttttaaaactcaagagatttcatataaatattcCCATTCCCAGATCCTCTTGAAAATTTGGAAGATCTGGTGACACCAGGACCACATTCCTACATGGCAACTATCAGCTAGAGTTGTCATGGCTGCTCCCTTTGAACAGGTCATGGGGTCTCTTGATAGCCACAGTCCCCACCCAGCCAACTCTGGCATTTGCAAACATTTGAGTTGATGATCATGTTCTAGGCTTCTATAAATTTGGACTCTAGAGCCAAGTTCAAATCctgccacttacttgctgtggACCCTGGAAACATGTCTTAACacctctgatcctcagttttctcatctgtaaaatggccatAGTAGTggtacctacttcacagggtaATAGAAAGACGATGCACATAAAAGCcctaagcacagtgcctggtacttaGTGACAGTTCAATACAATTTGTTTAGTATTATTCTAACCCAAGCCAACTGGATTCCAGAATCTGGATCTTTCTCCATGCTTAGTTCTTGAAGGATCCATTAGATGTCTCTAGGgctgggagaagaaggaaagtgCAGAGCTTAGAGGGTGGTGGTAGGAAGACAAGGCTGAGTATTTTGGGAAATTGGGCCATGGCGGGTGTCAGCAGGTGTTTTCCACAGACAGGGATCTGGGCCAGGCCAAATCCTGGTTTCTCCCAGAGCTTGATCCAGCCTTGCACTCCCCTGGCAGGACTAGGGCCAGTCCTGCCCCCAGAACCTTCTCATCTGGCCTCTTGATCCTGCAGAGAAGGTCCTGGGCCCTAAGCCATTACCCCAGCAACCTGCAAGTCCAGCAGCAGGCCGGATTGTCCCCTTGGGAACAGGCTGGACCATGGGGtgaaatgggggtgggggaccTCCCTCAGCTAGATCCATGGGGCTGCTCCCTTCCCTCTGCAGTCTGTACAGGGGAAGGGGAGCCAACTCCCTGTCCTTAGATGACCCCAGTTGGGGTGGGCTGGCCTGTGGGCCCTGGGCACCCCCACAGAAAACCTTAGACTTAAGATGACCCTTAGGGATAGACTTTCTCTTTGTGTTCACGTACAGAGACTGTggcacagaggggcagagactaACTCAAATTACCTAGTGCTATGACCTGTCTATCTCATCTGGACCCGCACCCTCACCCCCTGGGAGCTCGTTCTTGTTCCTATGAGGACCCCCCTCCAGcccactttctccttcttcctgttATGATGGTGGGAAAACCCTAGACTAACAGTCCAGTGACCCCGGGTCCTAGTCTATTTTATATCCTTCATCTGCTGAATGCTCTTAGCAGAGCCACTGCCCCATTCTGTGCCATGATTTCCAGGCCTGTCCAAGCAACAGATAGTCTGAGGCATCTCTGATGTGTGTCTTGCTCTGACACACTTGGATCTAGGGTTTGATGACAAGAATCACAGCTCATCCTGGGGCGGGTACTTGGCAGGCTACAGAGGGTGCACCCTCCATGATCTCACAATTTCCCACTGGCCTAAGAGGGGCTGGAGgcctgtccagggtcacacagctggccaTGAGCAGGGAGGAGTCAGGGCTTGTGCCTGCTGACTCCTCCTCACCCTGTGACCTCCCTCAGTCTCACTTCCTATGACGCCTCTGCTGGGACCATTAGCTGCTTTAATCTGCCCACACCTGTAGTTTATCAGCTTAAGAATCAtgtatcagtttcctcatcagtttcTTTCCCCATCGGCTTCCTCTCTTCTCAGAGCTTCCCTGGGCTGCACTAAGCACCCTTTGTGCCTGCTGGGGACTAACTGCCCTCCTTGGGATGGGCCCACCCACCTTCAGTTGGGTACCCTTCCATCCAGCTTATCCTCTCTGATCCCCACCTCTACCTCCAGCCCTGTTTATGCAGCCCCCACCTAGCTCTGATGTCCCTTTGAACCTTTCATGGGGACCTAGTAATCACTTCTGCCTGGACTGTGCTCCTTTTGGACCTCTTTGCCCCATCTTTGCATATTTATCCCCTATGGTGATGTGTCTATCCTCGTAACATGACTTCTGTCTGCCATTAAACCTCTGGGACTTGCTTATCCTCCCTATGGCCCATTCTGCTAGGGACCTgcttacatacatacatacatacatacacacacacactcctctaaAAGAGACTTGTGTAGTTCCTTGGGACCTTGTTCCCCTCTTTTACCTCTTAAAACCCCGTCTTTCCCTTGCCCCTGCCTCCCTTGAGTACCCGTTCACTTCGCAACGGCCCGTGCCCCCCATGTGCCTCACCCCCACCCTGtgtgccccttccctcccctcaccATGGCGAAGCCCGAGAGCAGGGCAGACGTGCGGCTGGAGGCTTTGAGCTTGGCCCGGCTGAGGTAGAGGCGGCGCCAGCTGAGCGCCCGCAGCGAGTGCTGACTGGCCCCCATGAGGTCCAAGTAGCCGCGGTGCACGAACTCTCGGTACGTGGCCGAGCCCGCGGGGCTCTCGGCCTCCGGGTTCAGCGGGGCCTGTTCGCCCGCGTCCCCCTCGCCGCCCTTCATCCTGGGGGCCACAGCAACAGGCGGACTGGGCGATCACGGCGGGGCCGAGTCGCCTCGGGGGCCCCAGCAGGGCCGGCCCAGGCCGGGGAAAGGCCCCATCCCCCGTCGGGGCGAGGTAGGATGCGAGCGGCGGGAGCCCAGGAAGCGGCGGCCCGCGCGGAGAAGGAAGAGCAGGCGTCTGCGGGGAACCCTACGGGACGTAGCAGTACAGAAAGACCGAAAGAGGAACTGGGGCGGAGGCGGAGCCGGGGCGGCCACATGATGGGGTGGAGCCGGGGGGACCGTCCGCAGAGATCCCGAAGGACCCTGCGACCCCAGTCCACCCAGAATCTCACCCAGGCCCAAGTCCTGCTGAGATGAACGCCCAGCCTCAGCCAGTGACTGTAAGTTCCCGGGCCCTGAACCATTCCAGGTACATCTAGCCACCTCCAGACGTCCAAACTCCAAACCCCTACCTAAATAGTGAACTCAAGGAAGGTGAGCCCATCCATATTAGGGACTGCATGGGACCCTGTCTCCTCTCAGGTCCGGAAAAGCCTAGGAAGTCCAAAACTCCCCGGATCCATCCAAACAGCCACCTCCTCCGAAACCCCCGAAGGGTGAGCGCTTTGGTCATCCCCACCCTACCCCGACTCCCCCAAAGCCGCAGACAGACACACGAACTCGGCGGCCCAGGCTGGAAGATTTTGAGTTTTATAGCAAACCGTATTGTACAGACCCGGGGTCCAGGGGCCCAGCCCGGCTGGGTCCCCCATTTGTCCCCCGcagggctgcctcctccctctctcccaagCGGCCCCATCCTCAAGCTTTTCGCGATCCCCAGGACGCCCTCCCCTCCGGCCTTTGGTCCGCCCAGTCCCTCCCCCCACCCGCGCACCTCCCTTGTTACCTGAGGTATGTGGATAGATCCCCCCCTCCCCTACGTGGTACAACCCGGCTCCCCCAGAAGGCCTGGGCTGAGGGACGGGACCGGACCCCGACTCCTCCCCCTGGCTTCCCAAGCCCCGCCCCCTCactggaggaaggggctggggagagccAAGTGAGTCTGTTACTAAGTTCCCATGGCAACTAAGAGGGGCCATTTCCAGCCTTAGCACTGGCTTTGGGAGGTGTCCATTGGCTGCTAGTTCCATGGCAACCAGGAGTGGCAGTTCCCTGGGCAAATGGGGTACAAGTTTCCATGACGATGAAAGAGTGGGAAGAGCCAAGCTGAAGGAGTCCCATCTTCCCCATCACTGGGCtggcaccccaccccccacctcaggTCAGGAGGGGTGGGGCTGCTCAATACAGTAAAGCAAGAGAGAGCCTGGGGGTGGCGCAGTTCAAACTCGGTGCCCACCGGTCCAGTCTCAGTCCAAGGTGGTCCCATCCCCTCACACTCGGGCTCCCCCAGGTCCGAGGTTCCCCCGGTTCAAGTAACACTTCAGTACAGATGAATGTTCAAGTATTGTGCAGGGAGGCAGGTAGGGGGTTGGGGTACCCCTCACCACTCCCCTGGGCCCAGCGGGCAGGCCCACGGCCCCCACTCCTCACAATAGCTGCCATTGTCAGTGACGTTCAAGGAGTCAGAGTTGGGGGGAACTGAAATCTGGGGAGGGGGTAAGGATAGGGGTGACCCCCTGAGGGGGTACTACTGCCCCCACACCTGCTCTTGCCCCCCACCCCTCATTCAGCCCTGGCTTTCCCCTGGTTCCCCGAGTCCTCCCACCTCTGACACCTGGATCCCCAATTGCTCCTCTGGCTTCCCTTTTtggccctcccaccccacccccaaactcCAAGTATCTGGTCTTTGTTCCCTGAACCCTTGGTGGTCTGCtttctgcccccctcccccagcccatcctccacctcccccagccccctggcTCCCAGTATCCTGTGTGCAGATACCCtttccccattctccctccctcaAACTTGCACCTTAACCCCCCTCCCACCATCCCTTTGGCTCAGCACCCCCCAGTACCTCTAACACACTCCCCCCAGGGGATGGACAATGAAGCAGGTggaagggggaggggatgggaaggagggacCCCCAGAGATATCAGTGCAGGGGGTAGAGAGGGGGGAGGCTGGCTCGAGTCCTTGGGCAGGAATCCAAGTCATGAGGTGGGTAACCTGGCCTCCTGGCAGGGGTGAAATGAAGGCCCGAGGTCCAGGCTCCTGATGAGTcctgggggagggcggggggcgcCCAACTAGCTGTCCTTGAGAAGTAGCTTCTCTTCTGGGCAGCGGAAGGGGCCAGGGGGCCCAGCAGCTGCCAGCCGGGCACAAGCTTCAGGTGAGAGCTGGCGGCAGGAGCGCAGGTCTAGGCGGCGTAGGCGCGGGCAGCGGCGGAACAGCGGGAGGCAGTGGTCTGTGAGGCGGTGGCAACCTGGGGATGGGGCAGTGGTAGCTGAGACCAGGAAGCTGAGTAGggggtagccactagccatggGGACCAACAGGCTAGCAGATGGACAGATGGGACCATGCTTACCAGCGAGATTGAGGTGTACCAGAGTCTCACggagtggggaggtgggagcCGTTAAGAGGTGGACACTGGGATCCCCAACGTGGGCGCAGTGGCTCAGGTCCAGGGCACTCAGCTGGGGTGCATGGCGCAGCAGGAGCCGCAGTGAGGCATCTGTCAGCTCCAGGCCTGCCAGGCGCAGCTCTGCTACCCCCTGCAGTCGCCCACGGCTCTCTGTTTGCCCTGGGCAGGCAGATAAGAGGTCAGTACTTCTGGATGCTCCCATCCCTGCACCTAGGCATCCAAAACAGCTGTGTCTCCACACTCATATTCCTAAGCACCTAAAACCTGCTCCTGCTATAAGGGAGCCTCAACTTGCTTCACCCTCTCCCAAATACCTACACAAACCTGACTGCATCTCATGTGTCTGTTGTTCACATCACCTCCACAGAGAGGCCTCCCATGATTACTCCATTTGAAACTATAACATTTCACGTACTCCTACCCCTtccctgaattatttttttccccttttctcaccatctgacatatatatattttttctctcctcccactagaatgtcagttccatgaaaacaataatttttgtctgtcttgttcttgCTCTATCCCCAGCAACTGGGAcataggtgctcaatatatatatacatattcactCACCCAACAAATAACATCCCTAAGCGGACTGCTATCCCAGGCTGCTCTtccacctccctctccttctATGATTAATAAAGTCATCATCTGGATCCCTTTCTCTCCATTCCCCTTGTCACCACTCTGAGCCAACACCACTCTTGCCTGAAGTCCTGCCCCAGCCTTCTCACTCACTCCAGTCTCTCCTCTCGACCTAGCATCCAAAGATAGCCATTCTCAAACGCAAGTGGGACCTCCTCTGCCAAGAACTCTCTGAGGGCACCTCAGAGAAGGTCCATCTCCTTGGTAAAACATTCCTATAAGGTCTCGTCCCTGTCTCAGCTCCCAACTCCTCTCCCTCATCCCCAAACACTTGGGCCAAACCCTGAAGGTGACCCTGCCCTGAGAGACTCTCCCTGTGGCCAGCTATACTCAATCCTCTGCTGGCCAGTGTCCCTGGCTTTCCGGTCTGAGccgaaagaagaagaagaagccctcctcttcttccatctccagggTAGAAGAGCTCCTTCCCCTTATCTGTGCACCCAAAGCACATggtctgcttttctttttatcacaTCTACCACATTCCTGcattatggtttttattttttaactaagtGCCTATGGTGCACCAGAAGCCATTAATTGAGCACTCACTGTGGACCAGGCACTGGCTAAGTGGCTGCCTGCCCCTAGGCCAGTGGCTTTCAAACTAGACAGGCTCCTCTGTCGCCTGGAGGGCTGGTTAAAATGGATGGCTGGCCCCACCAGAGTTTAGGTAGTCTAAGGTGGGGCctcagactttatttttctaacaagttccccaATGATGTTGAAGCTGCCAGTCCAGagaccacactttaagaaccacAGCCTTGGGAGACAAGTTTTTCTCTAATCATCATtcctgtttacagatgagaaaattgacaCTCAAATCATTAAGCATCTGTCCAGGACCACATGAGTATGAAGTAACAGAGGCAGAACACCAGGCCTGTTGACTCCAAGTCCAAACTTACCACAATGCTATCTCCACAGGCACCAGCCCTAGCCCTTAGATAAACCAGATCAGATGTCACAAAGTCATAAAACTAGCCTACACAAGTGATTTATGGAGTGTTCGTGGTGCTAAAAattttcttaatgactaatgCTACAGAAAggacatttttataaagaaatttaggTATTGAGTTTTTCCCTGAAAAATCATAAGACCTAGCATCACTGGGCTACCCCTTTCACCTGACGATGATAAGCTGGAGCTAGGTTGCTAGGTGCTATTCGCTACTCCCTGATGTCCTGTGCCAAGCCCATCACTTGTTACCTGCCAGGCCTCCTCTGTGGGCACGTGACTTGGCAAgccctgaattccaccccctTTTGTTCCTATGAGGAGCTGAGAGCCTGGAGACAGGATCTTAGCCACAACTAAAAGCCATTAGAGGGAAGCAGAGGTTACTTCTGGCTCGGGTGGGGGAAGTGGGCATCAGTGAAGATTTCACTGAGATGGCAGCATTTCAGCTGGGCCTTCAAGGATCTAAATGTACAGACAGGTGGGAGAAGTATCTCCCAGGCAGAGAATAGGAGGGGCAAAAGCAAAGAAGTAGAAGAACTTTAAGTTTTGCTCTAGGAATGAAGCCAGGGAGCCAAGATAAGAAAAGCGGGTAtaggggcgggcctggtggcacagcagttaagttcgcatgttctgcttctcggcagcctggagttcactggttcggatcttgggtgaggacatggcaccgcttgctaaaaagccatgctgtggtaggcgtcccacgtacaaaaaaaaaaaaaaatagaggaagatgggcatggatgttagctcagggccagtcttcctcagcaaaaaaagaggaagattggcagtagttagctcagggctaatcgtcctcaaaaaaaaaaaaaaagggaaagaaaagtggGTGTAGAGTCCCAACATGCAAAATAGGCCTTGAGGGCCTGGATGGCTCATCTTTGCAAGCTCCTGATAAAGAGGCTTAGACTGAAGAGAATTCAGGCAGGAGGAATGGGGTCAGTCTGCCAGCCAACCAACACTTTCTTAGCTCATGGAATACACTGTTCCCAGTGCCCACCCTCAGCCCACCCAAATCTTCCTGGCTCAGTCCAATTCCAGTCAGAGTGGGCAGTGGGTAGGTGCTCTGGTTTGCCTTCTGCCTGTGTGACTGGCTGTCACTCAACCCCTCTGGGCCTCTAGGGCCTTGTCCAGAAAATGGCAAGACTCTTAGCTGCTTCTCTACTCTTCTTCTAATGCTGTGTGAAGCAGGGTAGGGTGGGAAGAAGGGAGCTATAAAAGAGAGCTGTGGCTAAGGCGAGCAGACAGTCCTTGCCCTCGCAGAGCTTAAGAACCTAGTgggaggccggccctgtggccgagtggttaagttcgcacactccacttcagcggctcagggtttcaccggttcggatgctgggcatggacacggcactgctcaacaagccatgctaaggcggcatcccacatgccacaactagaaggacccacaactaaaaatatacaattatgtaccgggggtctttggggagaaaaaggaaaaataaaatcttaaaaaagaaaaaaaagaacgtaGTGGGAGGAAACAGATTTTAATCAAATCATTTCACTACCATACAGTGATATGCTGGGAGAGGACCACTCTCAAAGCTGAAGAGGGACTCTGATCTCAATGCAGGAGAGGATCATGGAGGACTTCTAGGAGGAACTGGCATTTACACTGAGGACTGAAGGATGACTATGCGTTAATTAGACGAAGGCAAAGAGGAGTGGGCAATGGCCCTGTGCTGGAGGCAACCTGGCAAGGAGGCTGAGGTGACCAAAATGCAGAAAAAGTAGAGGTCAGTGGGAGCCAGACCATGCCAGGCCTCAAAGACAAAATACTGGTCTTTATCCAAAGAGCACCGGGGAGCAACGAGAAAGAGTTTAGAGTATGTGGGTGACATGGACAGATTTGCCATTCTGGATGGTTCCCCTGGCTTTAGTGTGGTGAACAGACTAATAGGGACCAGAGAACATGCTGTGAACATCCCATCTCCTGGTTAGATGAGGAGGCCCCAGGCCTCAGTGATCCACCCCACACCTCCATGTGACCAGGCCTCAGCTCACCTGACCAGCCTCAGATCCCAGTATCCCCCTCTGCCAATATGGGCCTCATGCCCTACAAAACTGCTTATTTCTGCCTCACACTCCCTGAGAAAACTCTGCCCCTTTCAGGACTCAGTTCAAAAAGCCCTCAAGGAGGGCTTCTCTCATCCCCGCACCCTTTGACCACATCATGCCATAACCTTCCATCTCTGAGTCTTTGTCTTCTGCATGACTGGGGTTCCACCAGGGTGGGGAAAGGGGCTGATTCAGTTTGAGGTCTCCAGGGCCCTACACAGGGCCAGGCTTGGAGTATGTGTTCAATGATAAAAGCTGACTCCACCTGGCAGGGTACTGGCACCTGACTCAGCATGAAGGGGTGGCTGGTCTGACTTGGGAGATGATACCACCTCCCCCATGCAACCTTCTAAGCCAACTGGCTCCCTCTTTATGCTCTCTTGTCTCAGGCAAAACCCTTGTCCTTTTACTGTAGGGCAAGGGGTCTAGGGAGCAAATCTATTGCTCATATTTTTACTGGGTCCACACACgaattttaaaagaatctgaACAAACTGCCATCATTTAAAAACCAGGATATTTCACAGACAAATCTCTATTTCTGGGTCCTCTTGACAAATGGAACTGACTGGCCACATTGAGCCTGCATTCTTCCATGGCAATCGCCACAGCTCCCTTTGGAGGAGGCTCTCCAGTAGTGCCCACCATACCCAGCAACTTCACTAATATCTATCCACCATGCCCTGGCTTCCCCCAGAATTCTCACGTCATCCTCCTCTCCTATATTGCGTTTCATTACTGCCCCCTAGAGGCTTCATTCCTGTTCCCTCAGCTCCTATCACAGGGCCGAGCACACAGaaggtaaatgaatgaatgaacattgcCAAGCAGGGCCCTCTatctgtcctttctttttttctttttgaggaagactggccctgagctaacatccatgcccatcttcctctactttatatgtgagacgcctaccacagcatggcttgccaagtggtgcgtaggtccacacccaggatctgaactggcgaacctggggccaccgaagtggaacatgtgaacttaaccactgtaccaccaggccagccctctgtTCTGTCCTTTCTTCAAATCCTTCAACATTCAGCATGAGTCAGAAGAGACCTTGGAGGCCTCATACCCCCAACCTCACCCAACCCATTCTCCAATGACCCAACAGAGGCTGCACCTGGTTTGGTGTCAGGCGGAGGCAGTAGCAGCTCGCGGAGCTGGGAGTCTTTAACATCTTCGATCCAGCGGAGGTCCAGGAGCCGCAGGGCTGGCAGTGGGGCTGAGCCCAGGGCAGAGACAGAGAGCCAGGAGCAGCCGGAGAGCACCAGCTCCTGCAGGCCTGGGGGGGTCAGGAAGCTGGTACTAGGAGGACTCTATCCCAGGTCTGTCTCCCTCCTCACCCTGTCCTGCCTCACCAGCCCGCACTACCTTGCAGTCGGTTCAGAAGCCACATGAGCTGCTTCTTAGAGACACCTGTCCAGCTGAGGTCCAGGGCTCGGGGCTGGCGACGAACCACACCACTGAGCATGGGTGGGGTCAGTGACTTCCGCCTGCTCAGGTCCATTCGAGGCCACAGACGCTTGTCGTAGCACCTGCCAGCCACAAGGAGGAGACACAGACCTCAGTCCTCAGCTCTCAGGAAGTCCACAATCCTCTCCATACTTAAGGTTCACCCTAGTTCCCTCCTGGTTCACGCAGCCAGGTAGGCAGGAAGCTCCTGGTCCCAGGCCAAAAGCACTGGGTTTGGGGCTCTATTCCATCACTAACTGGATGCGAAACCCTAGGCAAGTCCATTCCTCTCCCTGAGCGTCAGAGGccttgtttataaaataaagacgATCCAGAATTAGCCTGCCCCACAGGGCTGCAGTAAGATCAAATGAGGTCATTAGTTTGTGGGCCTTACAGCTTATAAAGCGTTTTGTCAAAGACACATCCTACACAGTGTATTTGATGCAACACCAAAGGGATCTGTCAGCAGCCCCTGTCCCCCATCTTGGGCTTGTCTTGAAGTTATGGTGGTCCATGCAGACTTCTCATCTCCTCACTAATCTCTGCCCTTGATCCACATCTGCCCCATCCTGATGGCCAGCTGCCCAAGGCCTTACTTACGgcctgattttctctattttattacaTGTCCCTCCAGCTAGAATGTAGGCTCCACACGGGCAGTTCTGGATTTCTCCC
This window harbors:
- the FBXL19 gene encoding F-box/LRR-repeat protein 19 isoform X6; translation: MCQLLERVPDTSSSSSDSDSDSDSSGTSLSEDEAPGEARNGRRPARGSSGEKENRGGRRAVRPGSGGPLLSWPLGPAPPPRPPQLERHVVRPPPRSPEPDTLPLAAGSDHPLPRAAWLRVFQHLGPRELCICMRVCRTWSRWCYDKRLWPRMDLSRRKSLTPPMLSGVVRRQPRALDLSWTGVSKKQLMWLLNRLQGLQELVLSGCSWLSVSALGSAPLPALRLLDLRWIEDVKDSQLRELLLPPPDTKPGQTESRGRLQGVAELRLAGLELTDASLRLLLRHAPQLSALDLSHCAHVGDPSVHLLTAPTSPLRETLVHLNLAGCHRLTDHCLPLFRRCPRLRRLDLRSCRQLSPEACARLAAAGPPGPFRCPEEKLLLKDS